The following coding sequences are from one Enterococcus sp. 4G2_DIV0659 window:
- the recG gene encoding ATP-dependent DNA helicase RecG has translation MNVSDDIGVLSGVGPKRAENLKELGIHTIEDLLSYYPFRYDDIQEKELNEIQDQEKVTLKGLVVSEPVVSRYGYKKSRMMFRMMQDHAVINVSFFNQPYLKDKIVMSEEIAVYGKWDAKRKSLNGMKILAAKNDGEDFAPIYHVNKKVRQSSLIQLIRTGFEKYGEWIPEFLPQELLDKYRLMSRKEAMFAMHFPKNPEESHQAKRRVVFEEFFLFQLKMQGLKRQEKSEKNGLLVHYDVERLKAFTQSLPFELTAAQKKVTNEICRDLMSSNHMQRLLQGDVGSGKTVVAAIALYATMTAGFQGALMVPTEILAQQHMESLQQLYDPLEVRTALLTGSTKAKERREILEQLATGEIDIIIGTHALIQEDVIFHRLGLVITDEQHRFGVNQRRVLREKGLKPDVLFMTATPIPRTLAITAFGEMDVSIIDEMPAGRIPIETRWIRPPQLDTVLEWMEKELARGHQAYVICPLIEESEALDVKNATEIFEHMSAFFNPTYQVGLLHGKMKNQEKDEIMQEFKENKLQLLVSTTVIEVGVNVPNATVMLIMDADRFGLAQLHQLRGRVGRGSDASYCILVANPKNEMGVERMKIMTETNNGFVLSEKDLELRGPGEVFGARQSGVPQFAVGDIVTDFNILEVARQEASAIWKKEQWWVLPEYAGISEKIKPNEEEQQFFD, from the coding sequence ATGAACGTATCGGATGATATCGGTGTGTTGTCTGGCGTTGGACCAAAACGTGCGGAGAATTTAAAGGAATTAGGGATTCATACAATCGAAGATTTATTATCTTATTACCCTTTTAGATATGATGATATTCAAGAAAAAGAATTAAATGAGATCCAAGATCAAGAAAAAGTCACATTAAAAGGTCTAGTTGTTTCTGAGCCAGTAGTCAGTCGCTATGGCTATAAAAAAAGTCGAATGATGTTTCGTATGATGCAAGATCATGCAGTAATCAATGTCTCTTTTTTTAATCAACCTTATTTAAAAGATAAAATTGTTATGTCTGAAGAAATAGCGGTTTATGGAAAATGGGATGCGAAACGCAAATCACTGAATGGAATGAAAATATTAGCTGCTAAAAATGATGGCGAAGACTTTGCACCGATCTATCATGTAAATAAAAAAGTTCGCCAAAGCAGTTTGATCCAATTGATTCGTACAGGATTTGAAAAATATGGCGAGTGGATCCCAGAATTTTTACCGCAAGAGTTGTTGGATAAATATCGTTTAATGTCGAGAAAAGAAGCGATGTTTGCGATGCATTTTCCTAAAAATCCAGAAGAAAGCCATCAAGCGAAACGTCGTGTCGTATTTGAAGAGTTTTTCTTATTTCAGTTGAAGATGCAAGGACTGAAAAGGCAAGAAAAATCTGAGAAAAATGGTTTGCTCGTCCATTATGATGTGGAACGTCTCAAGGCATTTACACAAAGTTTACCTTTTGAGTTAACAGCGGCTCAAAAGAAAGTCACCAATGAAATTTGTCGAGACTTGATGAGTTCAAACCATATGCAGCGATTACTGCAAGGGGATGTAGGGAGCGGAAAAACAGTGGTCGCAGCGATTGCCCTTTATGCAACCATGACAGCAGGTTTTCAAGGAGCGTTAATGGTGCCAACAGAAATATTGGCGCAACAACACATGGAAAGCTTACAACAATTATATGATCCTTTAGAGGTGCGTACAGCGCTGTTAACTGGATCGACAAAGGCAAAAGAACGTCGGGAAATTCTGGAACAACTAGCGACAGGTGAGATCGATATCATTATTGGTACACATGCGCTGATTCAAGAGGATGTTATTTTTCATCGTTTAGGTTTAGTAATCACAGATGAGCAGCATCGATTTGGCGTTAATCAACGAAGGGTTTTAAGAGAAAAAGGGTTAAAACCAGATGTATTATTTATGACTGCAACACCGATTCCAAGAACCTTAGCCATCACAGCTTTTGGCGAGATGGATGTTTCGATCATTGATGAAATGCCGGCTGGACGAATTCCGATTGAAACACGCTGGATTCGTCCACCTCAATTAGATACCGTTCTAGAGTGGATGGAAAAAGAATTAGCCCGTGGGCATCAGGCGTATGTGATTTGTCCGTTAATTGAGGAATCAGAAGCATTAGATGTTAAGAATGCGACGGAAATTTTTGAACATATGTCGGCTTTTTTTAATCCTACCTATCAAGTTGGATTACTTCACGGAAAAATGAAAAATCAAGAAAAAGATGAAATTATGCAAGAATTTAAAGAAAATAAATTGCAATTACTTGTTTCCACAACCGTGATCGAAGTGGGTGTCAATGTACCTAATGCAACGGTTATGTTGATTATGGATGCCGATCGATTTGGTTTAGCCCAATTACATCAACTGCGCGGTCGTGTTGGACGTGGGTCAGATGCATCTTACTGTATTTTAGTGGCCAACCCTAAAAATGAGATGGGTGTAGAGCGAATGAAAATCATGACTGAAACCAATAATGGCTTTGTTTTAAGTGAAAAAGATTTAGAATTACGCGGACCAGGTGAAGTATTTGGTGCAAGACAATCAGGTGTGCCGCAGTTTGCTGTTGGAGATATTGTGACGGACTTTAATATACTTGAAGTTGCGCGCCAAGAAGCAAGTGCTATTTGGAAAAAGGAACAATGGTGGGTATTACCAGAGTATGCTGGGATTTCGGAGAAAATCAAACCGAATGAAGAAGAACAGCAATTTTTTGATTGA
- the plsX gene encoding phosphate acyltransferase PlsX, translating to MKIAVDAMGGDHAPQAIVEGVMLAKQDFPDIEFLLYGKENEIKKYVTDETNVTIIHTDEKINSDDEPVKAIRRKKTASMVLAAQAVKNGEADAIFSAGNTGALLAAGLFIVGRIKNVERPGLMSTLPVIGQADGGFDMLDLGANADNKPEHLVQYAVLGSFYAEKVRAINNPRVALLNNGTEETKGSELTKKAFELLSEEKGINFIGNVEARDLLNGVADVVVTDGFTGNAVLKSIEGTAMNMMGLLKSSILAEGFKGKMGALLLKNALRGMKNEMDYSKHGGAVLFGLKAPVVKTHGSTGPEAVRYTIRQIHTMLKTEVVPQLVNHYENQE from the coding sequence ATGAAGATTGCAGTTGATGCAATGGGTGGCGATCATGCGCCACAGGCTATTGTTGAAGGGGTTATGTTAGCCAAACAGGATTTTCCTGATATTGAGTTTTTACTTTATGGAAAAGAAAATGAAATTAAAAAATATGTGACTGATGAAACGAATGTCACGATTATCCATACTGATGAAAAGATCAATAGTGATGATGAACCGGTAAAAGCGATTCGTCGTAAGAAAACAGCTTCGATGGTATTAGCTGCACAAGCAGTAAAAAACGGCGAAGCAGATGCAATTTTTTCGGCGGGTAATACGGGCGCATTACTAGCTGCCGGTCTATTTATTGTTGGGCGAATCAAAAATGTGGAACGTCCAGGTTTGATGTCTACGTTGCCGGTAATTGGACAAGCTGATGGTGGATTTGATATGCTGGATTTAGGCGCGAATGCAGATAATAAACCAGAACATCTTGTCCAATATGCTGTATTAGGTTCTTTTTATGCCGAAAAGGTGAGAGCGATCAACAATCCTCGTGTAGCTCTTTTGAATAATGGAACAGAAGAAACAAAAGGCAGTGAATTGACTAAGAAAGCTTTTGAGCTACTTTCAGAAGAAAAAGGCATCAATTTTATCGGAAATGTAGAAGCTCGTGACTTATTAAATGGTGTCGCAGATGTTGTTGTAACAGATGGATTTACGGGAAATGCTGTATTGAAATCTATCGAGGGGACAGCGATGAACATGATGGGGCTTTTGAAATCTTCAATTTTAGCAGAAGGATTTAAAGGTAAAATGGGCGCATTACTTTTAAAAAATGCTTTACGTGGGATGAAAAATGAAATGGACTATTCTAAGCATGGCGGTGCCGTTCTTTTTGGTTTGAAAGCGCCTGTTGTTAAAACACATGGATCAACTGGTCCAGAAGCTGTTCGTTATACGATCCGTCAAATCCATACAATGCTGAAAACTGAGGTTGTTCCTCAGCTTGTCAATCATTACGAAAACCAAGAATAA
- the acpP gene encoding acyl carrier protein encodes MSREEVLGKVAKIISNHFDIEAENVTDQLNIKDDLNADSISVMEFVLELEDEFGTEISDEDAEQIETVGAAVDYIMNNL; translated from the coding sequence TTGAGTCGTGAAGAAGTACTTGGAAAAGTAGCGAAGATTATCTCAAACCACTTTGATATTGAAGCTGAGAATGTGACAGATCAATTAAACATTAAAGATGACTTGAATGCAGATTCGATTAGTGTAATGGAATTTGTTTTAGAGCTGGAAGATGAGTTTGGTACAGAAATTTCTGATGAAGATGCAGAGCAAATTGAAACAGTTGGTGCCGCTGTGGACTATATTATGAATAACTTATAA
- a CDS encoding ABC transporter ATP-binding protein, whose translation MSDENQLLDVQHLRTGFRMKDEFFNAVDDVSFELGKNEILAIVGESGCGKSTLATTIMGLHDPNNTQVTGEIIYKDLNLTTFNEQLYNKIRGNDIGMIFQDPLSALNPLMRIEEQIKESLTYHTDMNEEQKQDRVIELLTQVGIPNPERVGKQYPHELSGGMRQRVIIAIAIACKPAIIIADEPTTALDVTIQAQILDLLKDLQEETASGIILITHDLGVVAEMADKVAVMYAGQFVEVASAEELFTNPKHPYTRSLLQSIPQENSDDSQLHVIEGVVPSLSKLPREGCRFAPRIPWIPEDAHEEVPMLHEVGEDHFVRCTCYQHFHFRDEQEEV comes from the coding sequence GTGAGTGATGAAAATCAATTGTTAGATGTTCAACATCTACGCACAGGCTTTCGCATGAAAGATGAGTTTTTTAATGCGGTAGACGATGTATCATTTGAATTGGGGAAAAATGAAATTTTAGCAATTGTTGGTGAATCGGGTTGTGGAAAAAGTACACTTGCAACGACGATTATGGGGCTCCATGATCCAAATAATACTCAAGTCACAGGAGAAATTATTTACAAGGATCTAAATTTGACGACGTTTAACGAACAACTATATAACAAAATCAGAGGCAATGATATCGGCATGATTTTTCAAGATCCTCTATCAGCACTGAATCCTTTGATGCGGATTGAAGAGCAGATCAAAGAAAGCTTAACGTATCATACGGATATGAATGAAGAACAAAAACAGGATCGGGTGATTGAATTATTGACACAAGTGGGGATTCCAAATCCTGAACGTGTAGGAAAACAATATCCACATGAATTATCTGGTGGGATGCGTCAACGCGTAATCATTGCCATCGCTATTGCATGTAAACCAGCAATCATTATCGCAGATGAGCCAACAACAGCATTGGATGTAACAATTCAGGCGCAAATTTTAGATTTACTCAAGGATTTGCAAGAGGAGACGGCTTCAGGGATTATTTTAATTACCCACGATTTAGGTGTTGTAGCTGAAATGGCAGATAAGGTAGCGGTGATGTATGCGGGTCAGTTTGTTGAGGTAGCTTCTGCAGAAGAATTGTTTACAAATCCTAAACATCCATATACACGTTCCTTATTACAATCGATTCCACAAGAAAATTCAGATGATAGTCAATTGCATGTGATTGAAGGAGTCGTTCCTTCATTAAGTAAACTACCAAGAGAAGGCTGCCGATTTGCACCAAGAATTCCATGGATTCCAGAAGATGCTCATGAAGAAGTACCGATGCTGCATGAAGTAGGAGAAGATCATTTTGTCCGTTGCACTTGCTATCAGCATTTCCATTTTAGAGATGAACAGGAGGAAGTGTAA
- a CDS encoding ABC transporter ATP-binding protein: MAEIIQIKDLKVHYPIRSGFFNRVTDHVLAVDGVDFIIEKGKTYGLVGESGSGKSTTGKAIIGLEKVTSGSVLYEGKDVTKHSNRKAMKYNKDVQMIFQDSMSSLNPKKRVLDIIAEPIRNFERLSDQEEKTKVKGLLDIVGMPEDALYKYPHEFSGGQRQRLGVARAVATNPKLIIADEPVSALDLSVQAQVLNFMKNIQEEYGLSYLFISHDLGVVKHMCDNIAIMYKGRFVEIGTREDIYTNPQHIYTKRLLSAIPKIDVANREKHKMQRRKVEKEYIENQKNYYDQNGRVYDLRKISETHQVALKDGGAN, from the coding sequence ATGGCAGAAATCATCCAAATCAAAGATCTTAAAGTACATTACCCGATCCGCAGCGGCTTTTTCAATCGTGTTACTGATCATGTGTTAGCTGTTGATGGTGTAGATTTTATCATCGAAAAAGGCAAAACGTACGGATTGGTCGGTGAATCAGGTTCTGGGAAATCGACGACAGGAAAGGCAATCATTGGTTTAGAGAAAGTCACTAGTGGCTCTGTTTTATATGAAGGCAAAGATGTGACGAAGCACAGCAATCGAAAAGCGATGAAGTATAACAAAGATGTTCAAATGATTTTTCAAGATTCAATGTCTAGTTTAAATCCTAAAAAACGAGTGTTGGATATTATCGCAGAACCAATTCGTAATTTTGAGCGTTTGAGCGATCAAGAAGAAAAGACAAAGGTCAAAGGACTCTTGGATATTGTTGGGATGCCGGAAGATGCTTTGTACAAATACCCTCATGAGTTTTCTGGGGGACAAAGACAGCGTTTGGGCGTAGCACGAGCTGTTGCGACTAATCCTAAGTTGATCATTGCTGACGAGCCAGTTTCTGCTTTGGATTTGTCCGTTCAGGCTCAAGTATTGAACTTTATGAAAAATATTCAAGAAGAATATGGCTTGAGTTATCTATTTATTTCTCATGATCTGGGTGTAGTCAAGCATATGTGCGATAACATTGCGATTATGTACAAAGGACGCTTCGTCGAAATTGGGACGCGTGAGGATATTTATACAAATCCTCAACACATCTATACTAAGCGTTTATTATCAGCAATTCCTAAAATCGATGTTGCCAATCGAGAAAAGCATAAGATGCAACGACGTAAGGTAGAAAAAGAATATATAGAAAATCAAAAAAACTACTATGATCAAAACGGACGTGTATATGATTTGCGGAAAATAAGTGAGACACATCAAGTCGCATTGAAAGATGGAGGTGCAAACTAA
- the opp4B gene encoding oligopeptide ABC transporter permease gives MWKTILRRVLFMIPQILILSVLIFMLAKMMPGDPFTGLINPNTDPAVIEKMRESAGLNDPWTTQYVRWISNVFQGDFGESFIFKLPVATLIGNRAVNTILLSLVTVVLMYAIALPLGVLSGRYQNSILDKFVVIYNFISFAVPPFIFALIMLFIFGYRLDWFPTTGSVSSGVESGTGAYIWDRFYHLILPALSQALLGTAITIQYLRNEVIDSQSLDYVRTARSKGVPTNKVYTRHIFRNASLPIVSQLSYEITALISGSVVIERIFGYPGIGKLFIDSIGQRDYAVITSLVLILGVATLIGNLVSDIVMSIVDPRIRVQ, from the coding sequence ATGTGGAAGACGATTTTACGACGTGTACTCTTTATGATCCCTCAAATTTTGATTTTAAGCGTATTGATTTTTATGTTGGCGAAAATGATGCCAGGTGATCCATTTACGGGATTGATCAACCCAAATACAGATCCAGCAGTGATTGAAAAAATGCGTGAATCAGCAGGGTTGAATGATCCGTGGACAACGCAATATGTGCGTTGGATCAGTAATGTTTTTCAAGGGGATTTTGGTGAGAGCTTTATTTTCAAATTACCTGTGGCTACTCTAATTGGTAACCGTGCTGTCAATACGATTTTGTTATCCTTAGTAACAGTTGTATTGATGTATGCCATTGCTTTACCGTTAGGTGTTCTTTCTGGTCGTTATCAAAATTCGATTTTAGATAAATTTGTAGTGATTTACAACTTTATTAGTTTTGCAGTTCCGCCATTTATTTTTGCATTAATTATGCTATTTATTTTCGGTTATCGACTTGATTGGTTCCCGACGACAGGTTCAGTTTCGAGTGGGGTTGAATCAGGGACAGGTGCCTATATTTGGGATCGATTTTATCATTTGATTTTACCTGCGCTTTCTCAGGCATTACTTGGAACGGCGATCACGATTCAATACTTGCGTAATGAAGTGATTGATTCCCAATCATTAGACTATGTACGGACAGCACGTTCAAAAGGTGTGCCAACAAACAAAGTTTATACAAGGCATATTTTCAGAAATGCTTCTTTACCAATTGTTTCTCAACTAAGTTACGAAATCACTGCTTTGATCAGCGGATCGGTCGTTATTGAACGAATCTTTGGCTATCCAGGGATTGGAAAATTATTTATCGATTCAATTGGTCAACGAGACTATGCAGTGATTACATCCTTAGTATTGATTTTAGGTGTTGCAACACTTATCGGAAATCTAGTTTCAGATATTGTGATGAGTATTGTCGACCCGCGGATTCGGGTTCAATAA
- a CDS encoding ABC transporter permease, protein MDTNKENVIPVAENIPPMGFRMIAREFKKDKLAIFSLVLLVVILLVVFIGAMLTDQDKVMTVSILDKYAEPDGHFILGADEGGRDVLGQLIIGARNSVVIGFAITIITSIIGVGIGIISGYYGGMFDNAVMRVVDFIMILPIMMIIIVFVTIIPNYNVWSFVWIMSSFYWVAKARLFRSKTLSEVRRDYVSASKTLGSSDFKIMFREIMPNLSSLIITNLTINFAANIGIETTLTFLGFGLPTNVPSLGTLIGYASNGDVLANKTWIWVPASALILVMMLCINYIGQAFKRSADARQRLG, encoded by the coding sequence ATGGATACAAATAAAGAAAATGTAATACCTGTTGCTGAAAATATTCCACCAATGGGATTCCGAATGATTGCAAGAGAATTTAAAAAAGACAAATTAGCTATTTTTTCACTTGTATTACTAGTGGTTATTTTGCTCGTTGTCTTTATCGGTGCTATGTTGACCGATCAAGATAAAGTCATGACGGTCAGTATTTTAGATAAATACGCGGAACCTGATGGACACTTTATTTTGGGCGCTGACGAAGGTGGACGAGATGTGCTTGGCCAGTTGATCATTGGCGCACGGAATTCAGTTGTCATTGGTTTTGCGATTACAATCATTACATCAATCATTGGTGTAGGGATCGGTATTATTTCTGGCTATTATGGCGGAATGTTTGATAATGCTGTGATGCGTGTCGTTGATTTTATTATGATTTTGCCGATTATGATGATTATCATCGTTTTCGTTACGATTATTCCTAATTACAATGTATGGTCTTTTGTTTGGATTATGAGTTCGTTTTACTGGGTTGCTAAAGCTCGGCTATTTAGAAGTAAAACACTTTCTGAAGTTCGTAGAGATTATGTAAGTGCCTCAAAAACATTAGGATCAAGTGATTTTAAAATCATGTTTCGAGAAATTATGCCTAATCTAAGTTCATTGATTATCACAAACTTAACGATTAACTTTGCGGCAAATATCGGGATCGAAACAACTCTAACATTCTTAGGATTTGGTTTACCGACAAATGTACCGAGTCTGGGAACATTAATTGGTTATGCGAGTAATGGCGATGTTTTAGCAAATAAAACATGGATTTGGGTACCTGCATCAGCACTGATTTTAGTAATGATGTTATGTATAAATTATATTGGCCAGGCGTTTAAGCGTTCAGCAGATGCAAGACAACGTTTAGGCTAA
- a CDS encoding oligopeptide ABC transporter substrate-binding protein has product MKNSKVLGLLTLTAVMALTLAACGGKKSDSGNKSVETEDISKFTMKVKNDKEAIKGGTLDVAVASDTQFKGLFSKAYQQDAYDDYYMKPSDEILFSYDEDFVITEDGAAKLAIDVDNNKATITLKKDVKWSDGEPVTADDVIYPYELIGNKDYTGIRYDDKFMNVVGMDEYHEGKTDTISGIKKVDELTTEITFKEMNPGMLQLSGGVNTYAMPKHIFKDIPIKDQEQSDAVRKNPVTFGPYYMNKIVTGESVEYLPNEHYYQGKPKLDKIVFTNVPTASIVEAVKAKKYDIVYSMPTDSYPTYKDSEGYQMLGREELAYTYIGFKLGTFDKEKGEVIMNSDAKMADVKLRQAMGYAVDNNAIGQKFYNGLRTGATTLIPPIFKTLHNKDVKGYQYDLEKAKKMLDDAGYKDTDKDGLREDPNGKKLTINFASMAGGETAQPLADYYLQQWKEIGLDVKLATGRLIDFQAFYDKIKNDDPEIDVFQAAWGVNSAPSPAGLYSRKAAFNYSRFASEENDKLLKAIDSKASFDDKKRKEAYDAWQEYMFEQAPVIPTLYRNEILPISDRVKSFTWNYEDTRDYYSIELTAEKR; this is encoded by the coding sequence GTGAAAAACAGTAAAGTTTTGGGTTTGCTTACATTAACAGCGGTGATGGCACTAACATTAGCTGCTTGTGGTGGTAAGAAATCAGATTCGGGGAATAAGAGTGTAGAAACAGAAGATATCAGTAAATTTACTATGAAGGTCAAAAACGATAAAGAAGCAATCAAAGGCGGGACTTTGGATGTTGCAGTCGCATCAGATACTCAGTTTAAAGGATTGTTTTCAAAAGCGTATCAACAAGATGCGTACGATGATTATTACATGAAGCCGTCTGATGAAATTTTATTCTCTTATGATGAAGATTTTGTTATCACAGAAGACGGTGCGGCTAAATTAGCGATAGATGTTGATAACAATAAGGCAACGATCACATTGAAAAAAGATGTGAAATGGTCGGATGGTGAGCCTGTCACAGCAGACGACGTGATCTATCCTTATGAATTAATCGGAAATAAAGACTATACTGGGATTCGCTATGATGACAAATTCATGAATGTCGTAGGAATGGATGAGTATCATGAAGGAAAAACGGATACTATTTCTGGAATCAAAAAAGTAGACGAGTTAACAACCGAAATTACATTTAAAGAAATGAATCCAGGAATGCTACAATTAAGCGGTGGCGTAAATACGTACGCAATGCCAAAACATATCTTTAAAGATATTCCTATTAAAGATCAAGAACAAAGTGATGCAGTCCGAAAAAATCCGGTTACATTCGGTCCTTACTATATGAATAAAATCGTAACGGGTGAATCAGTAGAGTACTTACCAAATGAGCACTACTATCAAGGAAAACCCAAACTAGATAAAATCGTATTCACAAATGTGCCCACGGCTTCTATCGTTGAAGCCGTAAAAGCGAAAAAATACGATATAGTCTATTCAATGCCGACAGATAGCTACCCAACGTATAAAGATTCAGAAGGTTACCAAATGCTAGGTCGTGAAGAATTAGCCTACACTTATATTGGATTCAAACTAGGTACTTTTGATAAAGAAAAAGGCGAAGTTATCATGAATTCAGATGCAAAAATGGCGGATGTGAAATTACGTCAAGCGATGGGTTATGCGGTAGATAATAACGCAATCGGTCAAAAATTCTATAATGGCTTGCGTACTGGCGCAACAACATTGATTCCGCCAATCTTTAAAACATTGCATAATAAAGATGTTAAAGGATATCAATATGATTTAGAAAAAGCAAAGAAAATGTTGGATGACGCAGGCTACAAAGATACAGATAAAGATGGACTTAGAGAAGATCCTAATGGGAAAAAATTAACCATCAACTTTGCCTCAATGGCAGGTGGCGAAACGGCACAACCTTTAGCTGATTATTATCTACAACAATGGAAAGAAATTGGTTTAGATGTGAAATTAGCAACGGGTCGTTTAATTGATTTCCAAGCATTCTACGATAAAATTAAAAATGATGATCCAGAAATCGATGTTTTCCAAGCTGCTTGGGGTGTAAATAGTGCGCCATCTCCAGCAGGATTGTACAGTCGCAAAGCGGCATTCAACTATTCTCGTTTTGCCTCAGAAGAAAATGATAAATTGTTGAAAGCAATTGATTCAAAAGCATCATTTGACGATAAAAAACGTAAAGAAGCTTACGATGCTTGGCAAGAGTATATGTTTGAACAAGCGCCAGTTATTCCAACATTGTACCGTAATGAAATCCTGCCTATCAGCGATCGCGTGAAATCATTTACTTGGAATTATGAAGATACTAGAGATTATTATAGTATTGAATTGACAGCTGAAAAACGTTAA
- the ndk gene encoding nucleoside-diphosphate kinase produces the protein MEQTLVIIKPDGVTRKLVGEIIQRFEKKQMKIAQLKVAKMSRAQAEEHYAHVKQFDFFEDMMTYMTSSEVVYLVLEGNEVIKIVRKMIGATNCLNAEPGTIRGDYGANSYQNIIHASDSPEAATAEINRFFN, from the coding sequence ATGGAGCAAACACTAGTCATCATCAAACCAGACGGCGTTACACGTAAGTTAGTAGGAGAAATCATTCAACGGTTTGAAAAAAAACAAATGAAGATTGCTCAACTAAAAGTAGCTAAAATGTCTCGGGCGCAAGCAGAGGAACATTATGCACATGTAAAGCAATTCGATTTTTTTGAAGACATGATGACGTACATGACATCATCAGAAGTTGTCTATCTTGTTCTAGAAGGAAATGAGGTCATCAAAATAGTGCGGAAAATGATTGGAGCTACCAATTGTCTAAATGCTGAACCAGGAACGATTCGAGGCGATTATGGAGCGAACAGCTATCAAAATATTATCCACGCTTCTGATTCGCCAGAAGCAGCAACGGCTGAAATTAATCGATTTTTTAATTAA
- the rnc gene encoding ribonuclease III, protein MDNQLTTELKERYGIVFHDVNLLEQAFTHSSYVNEHRYLKLSDNERLEFLGDAVLELLVSQYLYKQFPDMPEGKLTKMRAAIVREDSLSKFAKECHFDQYILLGKGEENSGGRARPALLCDLFEAFLGALFLDQKVDAVKKFIAEVIFPKIDAGAFSHEMDHKTHLQEVLQRQGDVNIDYRLVNEEGPAHDRIFFVEVYVNEKLIGTGQGKSKKLAEQDAAEKALKQHPE, encoded by the coding sequence ATGGACAATCAGTTAACTACCGAACTAAAAGAACGTTACGGCATTGTTTTCCATGATGTCAACCTATTAGAACAAGCTTTCACCCATTCATCCTATGTGAATGAGCATCGCTATTTAAAACTATCTGACAATGAACGATTAGAGTTTTTAGGGGATGCTGTTTTAGAATTATTGGTTTCCCAATATTTGTATAAACAATTCCCAGATATGCCAGAAGGAAAATTAACGAAGATGAGGGCAGCAATCGTACGTGAAGATAGTTTATCTAAATTTGCGAAAGAATGCCATTTCGATCAATATATTCTTCTTGGTAAAGGGGAAGAAAATTCTGGTGGGCGTGCGCGTCCGGCATTGCTTTGCGATTTATTTGAAGCATTTTTAGGTGCTTTATTCTTAGATCAAAAAGTCGATGCAGTTAAGAAATTTATTGCAGAAGTCATTTTTCCAAAAATTGATGCCGGTGCTTTTTCACATGAGATGGATCACAAAACACATTTACAAGAAGTTTTACAACGTCAAGGGGATGTCAATATCGACTACCGTTTAGTCAATGAGGAAGGTCCTGCTCATGATCGAATCTTTTTTGTTGAAGTCTATGTCAACGAAAAGCTGATTGGAACAGGCCAGGGAAAATCGAAGAAATTAGCAGAACAGGATGCCGCTGAAAAGGCGCTGAAACAACATCCTGAGTAA